In Leisingera methylohalidivorans DSM 14336, a single genomic region encodes these proteins:
- a CDS encoding carboxymuconolactone decarboxylase family protein, with protein sequence MADPKNPFEAMMEQMQTQAQEMAKAFNPALENFSPSEAFKEFEALWPTMPKEVMEMMFGNTVNKDGLDAKTRLLLTLAGLTMQGAQADSAVRQTVRHALAAGAKKQEIVETIGQMSVFAGIPAMNRALDLAQGVMDDNKDDET encoded by the coding sequence ATGGCTGATCCCAAGAACCCGTTTGAAGCCATGATGGAACAGATGCAGACCCAGGCGCAGGAGATGGCCAAGGCCTTCAATCCGGCGCTGGAGAATTTCTCGCCTTCCGAGGCGTTCAAGGAGTTCGAGGCGCTGTGGCCCACCATGCCCAAAGAAGTCATGGAAATGATGTTCGGCAACACCGTCAACAAGGACGGGCTGGATGCCAAGACCCGGCTGCTGCTGACCCTGGCCGGGCTCACGATGCAAGGCGCGCAGGCGGATTCAGCCGTGCGCCAGACCGTGCGCCACGCCCTGGCGGCGGGGGCAAAGAAACAAGAGATCGTGGAAACGATCGGACAGATGTCGGTCTTTGCCGGCATTCCGGCCATGAACCGGGCGCTGGATCTGGCGCAAGGAGTCATGGACGACAACAAGGACGATGAGACATGA
- the nuoG gene encoding NADH-quinone oxidoreductase subunit NuoG, whose product MSDLRKINIDGTEIEVEGAMTLIQACEEAGVEIPRFCYHERLSIAGNCRMCLVEVVGGPPKPAASCAMQVRDLRPGPEGQAPQVKTNSPMVKKAREGVMEFMLINHPLDCPICDQGGECDLQDQAMAYGLSGSRFKEAKRAVDDLDLGPLVDTTMTRCISCTRCVRFTTEVAGIHQMGQTGRGEDAEITSYLNQTLQSNLQGNIIDLCPVGALTSKPYAFTARPWELTKTETIDVMDALGSNIRVDTKGREVMRILPRNHDGVNEEWISDKTRFVWDGLRRQRLDRPYVRVDGKLKPATWPEALTAAAAAMKGRKVAGLIGDLAPVEAAFALKQLVEGLGGKVECRTDNARLAIGNRAGYAGTATIADLDEAEMILLIGTNPRDEAPVLNARIRKAWANGAEVALIGPAADLTYEYYHAGTGREALSDMIGKGVPEETRDNKKTVIIVGQGALREADGLAVMAAAQKMAELSGSKLLVLHTAASRVGAMDVGAVTEGGIDAAIDGAEVIYNLGADEVEIGAGAFVIYQGSHGDRGAHRADVILPGAAYTEENGLFVNTEGRPQLALRASFAPGEAKENWAILRALSAEADAKLPYDSLAQLRQALVEEVPHLAKIDEVGGKEGEPLEQDKLGSADFLPAIKDFYLTNPIARASQLMAELSAGVKARDTGAMAAE is encoded by the coding sequence ATGTCTGACCTCCGCAAGATCAACATTGACGGAACCGAGATCGAGGTGGAAGGGGCGATGACCCTGATCCAGGCCTGTGAAGAGGCCGGTGTCGAGATCCCGCGCTTCTGCTATCACGAGCGCCTGTCGATCGCCGGCAACTGCCGTATGTGCCTGGTCGAGGTTGTCGGCGGCCCGCCCAAGCCCGCGGCGTCCTGCGCCATGCAGGTACGCGATCTGCGCCCCGGTCCCGAAGGCCAGGCGCCGCAAGTGAAAACCAACTCGCCGATGGTCAAGAAGGCCCGCGAAGGCGTGATGGAATTCATGCTGATCAACCACCCGCTGGATTGCCCGATCTGCGACCAGGGCGGCGAATGCGACCTGCAGGACCAGGCGATGGCCTATGGCCTGTCAGGCAGCCGCTTCAAGGAAGCCAAACGCGCGGTGGACGATCTCGACCTCGGTCCGCTGGTGGACACCACCATGACCCGCTGCATCAGCTGCACCCGCTGCGTGCGCTTCACCACTGAGGTCGCCGGCATCCACCAGATGGGTCAAACGGGGCGGGGCGAAGATGCGGAGATCACCTCCTACCTGAACCAGACGCTGCAATCGAACCTGCAGGGCAATATCATCGACCTCTGCCCGGTTGGGGCTCTGACCTCCAAGCCTTACGCCTTCACCGCCCGTCCCTGGGAACTGACCAAGACCGAAACCATCGACGTGATGGACGCGCTGGGATCGAACATCCGGGTGGATACCAAGGGCCGTGAAGTGATGCGCATTCTGCCGCGCAACCACGACGGCGTGAACGAGGAATGGATCAGCGACAAGACCCGCTTTGTCTGGGACGGGCTGCGCCGCCAGCGGCTTGACCGGCCCTATGTGCGCGTTGACGGCAAGCTGAAGCCCGCCACCTGGCCCGAGGCGCTGACTGCCGCTGCCGCTGCAATGAAAGGCAGGAAGGTTGCGGGCCTGATCGGCGATCTGGCTCCGGTCGAGGCGGCCTTTGCGCTGAAGCAGCTGGTCGAAGGACTGGGCGGCAAGGTGGAATGCCGCACCGACAATGCCCGCCTGGCGATCGGCAACCGGGCAGGCTATGCCGGCACCGCAACCATCGCGGATCTCGATGAGGCTGAGATGATCCTGCTGATCGGCACCAACCCGCGTGACGAAGCGCCGGTGCTGAACGCCCGCATCCGCAAGGCATGGGCCAATGGCGCCGAGGTTGCCCTGATCGGCCCCGCGGCCGATCTGACATACGAATATTACCACGCCGGTACCGGCCGCGAGGCCCTCAGCGACATGATCGGCAAGGGTGTCCCGGAGGAGACCCGCGACAACAAGAAGACCGTCATTATCGTGGGGCAGGGCGCCCTGCGCGAGGCGGACGGCCTGGCAGTCATGGCCGCGGCCCAGAAGATGGCGGAACTTTCCGGTTCCAAGCTGTTGGTGCTGCACACTGCCGCCTCCCGTGTGGGCGCAATGGACGTCGGTGCCGTGACCGAAGGCGGCATCGATGCTGCGATCGACGGGGCCGAGGTGATCTACAACCTCGGGGCTGATGAGGTGGAGATCGGCGCAGGTGCTTTTGTGATCTACCAGGGCAGCCACGGCGACCGCGGCGCGCACCGCGCCGACGTGATCCTGCCGGGTGCTGCCTATACCGAAGAAAACGGTCTGTTCGTGAATACAGAAGGCCGCCCGCAGCTGGCCTTGCGTGCGAGCTTTGCACCGGGCGAGGCCAAGGAAAACTGGGCGATCCTGCGCGCGCTGAGCGCTGAGGCGGACGCCAAGCTGCCTTATGACTCGCTTGCCCAGCTGCGCCAGGCTTTGGTCGAAGAAGTCCCGCATCTGGCGAAAATCGACGAAGTGGGCGGGAAGGAAGGCGAGCCGCTGGAACAGGACAAGCTCGGCAGCGCTGACTTCCTGCCGGCAATCAAGGACTTCTATCTGACCAACCCGATTGCCCGCGCTTCGCAGCTGATGGCGGAACTGTCGGCAGGCGTCAAAGCCCGCGATACCGGGGCAATGGCCGCCGAATGA
- the nuoL gene encoding NADH-quinone oxidoreductase subunit L encodes METILLFAPLAGAIICGFGWKFIGEKAATVTATALLFLAALLSWIIFLSFNGETQNIEIFRWIESGSLSTSWAIRLDRLTAIMLIVITTVSSLVHLYSFGYMDHDPQWKEGESYKPRFFAYLSFFTFAMLMLVTSDNLVQMFFGWEGVGVASYLLIGFYYRKPSANAAAMKAFIVNRVGDFGFALGIFGLFFLTDSINLADIFDKAPELAETQVSFLWSEWNAANLIAFLLFVGAMGKSAQLLLHTWLPDAMEGPTPVSALIHAATMVTAGVFLVCRMSPLMEFAPEATAFITVIGAATAFFAATVGLVQNDIKRVIAYSTCSQLGYMFVAAGVGMYSAAMFHLFTHAFFKAMLFLGAGSVIHAMHHEQDMRNYGALRKKIPYTFAAMMIGTLAITGVGIPLSGWVGFAGFVSKDAIIESAYAGGSMFGFWALVIAAFMTSFYSWRLMFMTFYGEARGDKHTHDHAHESPWTMLVPLGVLAVGSITAGMIWYGSFFGHADQVGKFYGIPVAEASAAAHGDAAGHGAEAALGDDAAHGEAAAHGDEAAHGEAAADGGHHYVFAGQPGEGGIYIGKDNHILEDAHAAPKWVKLSPFIAMLGGLVLALWFYIWSPSLPSRLAAQQRPMYLFLLNKWYFDEIYDVIFVKPALAIGRFLWKRGDGGTIDGFLNGLAMGVVPFFTRLAGRAQSGYIFTYAFWMVLGIAALVTWMSIGGGTH; translated from the coding sequence ATGGAAACCATCCTCCTCTTTGCCCCGCTGGCGGGGGCCATCATCTGCGGCTTCGGCTGGAAATTCATCGGCGAAAAAGCCGCCACAGTGACCGCCACGGCGCTGCTGTTCCTGGCGGCCCTGCTCAGCTGGATCATCTTCCTGTCGTTCAACGGAGAGACCCAGAACATCGAGATCTTCCGCTGGATCGAAAGCGGTTCGCTGTCGACCTCCTGGGCAATCCGGCTGGACCGGCTGACCGCGATCATGCTGATCGTGATCACCACGGTGTCCAGCCTCGTGCACCTCTACTCCTTCGGCTACATGGACCATGACCCGCAGTGGAAAGAGGGCGAAAGCTACAAGCCGCGCTTCTTTGCGTATCTGTCGTTCTTCACCTTCGCGATGCTGATGCTGGTGACCTCTGACAACCTGGTGCAGATGTTCTTTGGCTGGGAAGGCGTCGGCGTGGCTTCTTATCTGCTGATCGGCTTCTACTACCGCAAGCCAAGCGCCAATGCGGCGGCGATGAAGGCCTTTATCGTCAACCGGGTCGGCGACTTCGGCTTTGCGCTGGGGATCTTCGGGCTGTTCTTCCTGACCGACAGCATCAACCTGGCGGACATTTTTGATAAGGCACCGGAACTGGCGGAAACCCAGGTTTCCTTCCTGTGGAGCGAATGGAATGCGGCCAACCTGATTGCCTTCCTGCTGTTTGTCGGTGCGATGGGCAAATCGGCGCAGCTGCTGCTGCACACCTGGCTGCCGGACGCAATGGAAGGCCCGACCCCGGTGTCGGCGCTGATCCATGCCGCAACCATGGTGACCGCGGGTGTGTTCCTGGTTTGCCGGATGTCGCCGCTGATGGAGTTTGCGCCCGAGGCCACGGCCTTCATCACCGTGATCGGCGCCGCGACTGCATTCTTTGCGGCAACCGTGGGCCTGGTGCAAAACGACATCAAGCGGGTGATCGCCTATTCGACCTGTTCGCAGCTGGGCTACATGTTCGTGGCGGCTGGCGTCGGCATGTATTCGGCGGCGATGTTCCACCTGTTCACCCACGCCTTCTTCAAGGCGATGCTGTTCCTGGGTGCCGGCTCGGTGATCCACGCGATGCACCACGAACAGGACATGCGGAACTATGGCGCCCTGCGCAAGAAGATCCCCTATACCTTTGCGGCGATGATGATCGGCACCCTGGCCATCACCGGCGTCGGCATTCCGCTGAGCGGCTGGGTGGGCTTTGCCGGCTTTGTCTCCAAGGACGCCATCATCGAAAGCGCCTATGCCGGCGGCTCGATGTTCGGCTTCTGGGCGCTGGTGATCGCGGCCTTCATGACCTCGTTCTATTCCTGGCGCCTGATGTTCATGACGTTCTACGGCGAGGCACGCGGCGACAAGCACACCCACGACCATGCGCATGAAAGCCCCTGGACCATGCTGGTGCCGCTGGGCGTGCTGGCCGTGGGGTCAATCACCGCAGGCATGATCTGGTACGGCAGTTTCTTCGGCCACGCCGATCAGGTCGGCAAGTTCTATGGCATCCCGGTGGCGGAAGCCTCTGCTGCGGCACATGGCGACGCCGCCGGTCACGGCGCGGAAGCTGCGCTGGGTGACGACGCTGCACACGGTGAAGCCGCGGCACACGGTGATGAGGCAGCCCACGGCGAAGCCGCGGCAGACGGCGGGCACCACTATGTGTTCGCCGGCCAGCCGGGCGAGGGCGGGATCTACATCGGCAAGGACAACCACATCCTGGAAGATGCCCATGCGGCGCCGAAATGGGTGAAACTGTCCCCCTTCATCGCGATGCTGGGCGGTCTGGTGCTGGCGCTGTGGTTCTACATCTGGAGCCCGTCTCTGCCGAGCCGTCTGGCCGCGCAGCAGCGCCCGATGTACCTGTTTCTCCTGAACAAGTGGTACTTTGACGAGATCTACGATGTGATCTTCGTCAAGCCGGCGCTGGCCATTGGCCGATTCTTGTGGAAACGCGGCGACGGGGGCACCATCGACGGCTTCCTGAACGGCCTGGCGATGGGGGTTGTTCCCTTCTTCACCCGTCTCGCTGGACGCGCGCAGTCCGGTTACATCTTCACTTATGCCTTCTGGATGGTGCTGGGCATTGCGGCTCTGGTCACCTGGATGTCGATCGGCGGAGGAACGCACTGA
- a CDS encoding DUF5333 domain-containing protein, with protein sequence MRALIAAALSVFTALPVSALAKPSLRDVAEIENPLFAVAVAKEVSDHCDRLAPRYFKGLGELRRLKARANELGYSDTEIRAYIGSDAEKARMRAKGERLLAQNGVSYEQPETFCAYGRAEIEKNSAIGVLLRAK encoded by the coding sequence ATGCGCGCCCTGATTGCTGCTGCCCTGTCTGTCTTTACGGCCCTGCCGGTCTCGGCACTGGCCAAACCGTCGCTGCGCGATGTTGCCGAAATCGAAAACCCGCTGTTTGCGGTGGCCGTGGCCAAGGAAGTCTCGGACCACTGCGACCGCCTTGCGCCGCGTTACTTCAAGGGGCTGGGCGAGTTGCGCCGGCTCAAAGCGCGGGCGAATGAGCTGGGGTACTCGGACACGGAAATCCGCGCCTACATCGGCTCGGACGCAGAAAAGGCCCGCATGCGCGCCAAGGGCGAGCGGCTGCTGGCACAAAACGGCGTCTCCTACGAACAACCGGAAACCTTCTGCGCCTATGGCCGCGCGGAAATCGAAAAGAACAGCGCGATCGGCGTGTTACTGAGGGCGAAATAG
- a CDS encoding NADH-quinone oxidoreductase subunit J produces the protein MSVFAFYLFAVSAITGGLFTVISRQPVHSVLWLILAFISSAGLFVLLGAEFVAMLLIIVYVGAVAVLFLFVVMMLDVDFAALKAEMARYLPLALLIGLVILMQFVMAFGVWETAHKAPELLANPVPADRHNTEALGLIIYDQYFLLFQLSGLILLVAMIGAIVLTLRHRTDVKRQNVVAQMMRDPAVAMELKDVKPGQGL, from the coding sequence ATGAGCGTTTTTGCCTTCTACCTCTTCGCCGTCAGCGCTATCACCGGCGGGCTGTTCACCGTGATCAGCCGCCAGCCGGTGCATTCGGTGCTGTGGCTGATCCTGGCCTTTATCTCCTCGGCCGGGCTGTTTGTGCTCTTGGGGGCGGAATTTGTCGCCATGCTGCTGATCATCGTCTACGTGGGGGCCGTTGCGGTGCTGTTCCTGTTTGTGGTGATGATGCTGGATGTGGACTTTGCCGCGCTCAAGGCCGAGATGGCGCGGTACCTGCCGCTGGCGCTGCTGATCGGCCTGGTGATCCTGATGCAGTTCGTGATGGCCTTCGGCGTCTGGGAAACCGCCCATAAGGCGCCTGAGCTGCTGGCCAATCCGGTGCCTGCCGACCGCCACAACACCGAGGCCCTGGGCCTCATCATCTATGACCAATATTTTCTTTTGTTCCAGCTGTCAGGCCTGATCCTGCTGGTGGCGATGATCGGTGCCATTGTGCTGACCCTGCGCCACCGCACCGACGTCAAGCGCCAGAACGTGGTCGCCCAGATGATGCGCGACCCGGCCGTTGCGATGGAGCTGAAGGACGTGAAACCGGGGCAGGGGCTTTGA
- the nuoH gene encoding NADH-quinone oxidoreductase subunit NuoH: MAEFFTTTGGIAVLILAQVLAVVAFVMISLLFLVYGDRKIWAAVQMRRGPNVVGVFGLLQSVADALKYVVKEVVIPAGSDRAVFILAPLTSFVLAMIAWAVIPFNDGWVLSDINVAILYVFAVSSLEVYGVIMGGWASNSKYPFLGSLRSAAQMISYEVSLGLIIIGIIISTGSMNFGDIVRAQDGDLGLLNWYWIPHFPMVFLFFISALAETNRPPFDLPEAESELVAGYQVEYSATPFLLFMAGEYIAIFLMCALTSLLFFGGWLSPIPGLPDGVLWMVGKMAFFFFLFAMVKAITPRYRYDQLMRLGWKVFLPFSLAWVVFVSFAAKFDWFWGIFARWTVGG; encoded by the coding sequence ATGGCTGAATTCTTTACAACTACGGGCGGCATCGCTGTTCTGATCCTGGCGCAAGTGCTTGCAGTTGTTGCCTTTGTGATGATCTCGCTTCTGTTCCTCGTCTACGGGGACCGCAAGATCTGGGCCGCGGTCCAGATGCGCCGGGGGCCCAATGTGGTGGGCGTCTTCGGCCTGCTGCAATCGGTGGCTGACGCGCTGAAATACGTGGTCAAGGAAGTGGTGATCCCGGCCGGTTCCGACCGCGCCGTGTTCATCCTGGCACCGCTGACATCCTTTGTGCTGGCGATGATCGCCTGGGCGGTGATCCCCTTCAACGACGGCTGGGTGCTCAGCGACATCAACGTCGCCATCCTTTACGTCTTCGCGGTCTCCTCGCTTGAGGTCTACGGCGTCATCATGGGCGGCTGGGCGTCGAACTCGAAATACCCGTTCCTGGGCTCGCTTCGCTCGGCGGCGCAGATGATCTCTTACGAAGTATCGCTGGGCCTGATCATCATCGGCATTATCATCTCCACCGGCAGCATGAACTTTGGCGACATCGTACGGGCGCAGGACGGCGACCTGGGGCTGCTGAACTGGTACTGGATCCCGCATTTCCCGATGGTGTTCCTGTTTTTCATCTCGGCGCTGGCGGAAACCAACCGCCCGCCGTTCGACCTGCCGGAAGCGGAATCGGAGCTGGTCGCGGGCTACCAGGTGGAATATTCGGCCACGCCGTTCCTGCTGTTCATGGCCGGTGAATACATTGCCATCTTCCTGATGTGCGCGCTGACCTCGCTGCTGTTCTTCGGCGGCTGGCTGTCCCCGATCCCGGGCCTGCCCGATGGCGTCCTGTGGATGGTCGGCAAGATGGCGTTCTTCTTCTTCCTCTTCGCAATGGTCAAGGCGATCACCCCGCGCTACCGCTATGACCAGCTGATGCGGCTGGGATGGAAGGTGTTCCTGCCGTTCTCGCTGGCCTGGGTGGTCTTCGTGTCCTTTGCTGCAAAATTTGACTGGTTCTGGGGCATCTTCGCCCGCTGGACCGTGGGGGGCTAA
- a CDS encoding NADH-quinone oxidoreductase subunit M — translation MDNLLSIVTFIPALAAAILALFLRGEDKAAQRNAKYVALFATTITFLVSLGIYFEFDPANTGFQFVEEAAWIFGFKYKMGVDGISVLFVMLTTFIMPLTILASWSVTDRVKEYMIAFLLLETLMLGVFMALDLVLFYLFFEAGLIPMFLIIGIWGGKERIYASFKFFLYTFFGSVLMLVAMVFMYVDAGTTDIESLLTHSFSAASFDVLGIHIVGGAQTLMFLAFFASFAVKMPMWPVHTWLPDAHVQAPTAGSVVLAAILLKMGGYGFLRFSLPMFPVGADVMTDVVLWMSAIAVVYTSLVAMVQEDMKKLIAYSSVAHMGFVTMGIFAANQQGVDGAIFQMLSHGFISAALFLCVGVIYDRMHTRDIDAYGGLVIRMPAYALVFMFFTMGNVGLPGTSGFVGEFLTLMGAFQKNTWVTAVAATGVIFSAGYALWLYRRVVFGDLIKGSLAGIRDMSARERFVFAPLVVMTLLLGVYPSLVTDIIAPSTEALIANFNQSLAAADTSAAIQIASH, via the coding sequence ATGGACAATCTCCTTTCTATTGTCACCTTCATCCCGGCGCTTGCGGCGGCCATCCTGGCCCTGTTCCTGCGCGGCGAGGATAAGGCGGCGCAGCGCAACGCCAAGTATGTTGCGCTGTTTGCCACAACGATCACCTTCCTGGTGAGCCTTGGCATCTATTTCGAGTTCGACCCCGCCAACACCGGCTTCCAGTTTGTGGAAGAAGCCGCGTGGATTTTCGGGTTCAAATACAAGATGGGGGTCGACGGCATCTCGGTTCTGTTTGTGATGCTGACCACCTTCATCATGCCGCTGACCATTCTGGCCAGCTGGAGCGTCACCGACCGGGTCAAGGAATACATGATCGCTTTCCTGCTCTTGGAGACCCTGATGCTGGGCGTCTTCATGGCGCTGGATCTGGTGCTGTTCTACCTGTTCTTCGAGGCGGGCCTCATTCCGATGTTCCTGATCATCGGGATCTGGGGCGGCAAGGAGCGGATCTACGCCTCCTTCAAGTTCTTCCTCTACACCTTTTTCGGCTCGGTGCTGATGCTGGTGGCGATGGTCTTCATGTATGTGGATGCCGGCACCACCGATATCGAATCCCTGCTGACTCACAGCTTCTCGGCGGCGTCCTTTGACGTGCTGGGCATCCACATTGTGGGCGGCGCCCAGACGCTGATGTTCCTGGCCTTCTTTGCCTCCTTCGCGGTGAAGATGCCGATGTGGCCGGTGCACACCTGGCTTCCAGATGCGCATGTGCAGGCGCCGACTGCCGGTTCTGTGGTGCTGGCGGCGATCCTGCTGAAAATGGGCGGCTACGGCTTTTTGCGGTTTTCCTTGCCGATGTTCCCGGTCGGCGCGGATGTGATGACCGATGTGGTCCTGTGGATGTCGGCCATTGCGGTTGTCTACACTTCGCTGGTGGCGATGGTTCAGGAAGACATGAAAAAGCTGATCGCCTATTCCTCGGTCGCGCACATGGGCTTTGTCACCATGGGCATCTTTGCCGCCAACCAGCAGGGTGTCGACGGGGCCATCTTCCAGATGCTGAGCCACGGCTTCATCTCCGCCGCGCTCTTCCTTTGCGTCGGGGTGATCTATGACAGGATGCACACCCGCGACATCGACGCCTATGGCGGTCTGGTGATCCGGATGCCCGCATACGCTCTGGTGTTCATGTTCTTCACCATGGGCAACGTCGGCCTGCCGGGCACTTCAGGTTTTGTCGGTGAATTCCTGACCCTGATGGGCGCCTTCCAGAAAAACACCTGGGTGACGGCAGTGGCAGCAACCGGCGTGATCTTCTCGGCCGGCTATGCGCTGTGGCTCTACCGCCGGGTGGTATTCGGCGATCTGATCAAGGGCAGCCTGGCCGGCATCCGCGACATGTCCGCCCGCGAACGCTTTGTCTTTGCGCCGCTGGTTGTCATGACCCTGCTGCTGGGGGTCTATCCGTCCCTGGTGACCGACATCATCGCGCCCTCGACCGAGGCGCTGATTGCAAACTTCAACCAGTCTCTGGCAGCGGCCGACACCTCGGCAGCCATCCAGATTGCTTCGCATTAA
- a CDS encoding carboxymuconolactone decarboxylase family protein yields MTSEALHTDTYARGKALSEQVNPGMEEALQARYDALVPGLSRTIVDVAYGQFYTRGTVDEKTRLLATVAALAALGGQTRPQLKVNVASARAVGATREEISEIIFQMALYGGLPSMINALNAAIEVFEAEEAADG; encoded by the coding sequence ATGACCTCAGAAGCGCTTCATACCGATACCTATGCCCGCGGCAAGGCCCTGTCCGAACAGGTCAACCCCGGCATGGAAGAGGCATTGCAGGCCCGCTACGACGCGCTGGTGCCGGGGCTGTCGCGAACCATTGTGGACGTGGCTTACGGCCAGTTCTACACCCGCGGCACGGTGGATGAGAAAACCCGTCTGCTGGCCACTGTCGCGGCACTGGCAGCGCTTGGCGGCCAGACCCGGCCGCAGCTCAAGGTGAATGTCGCCAGCGCCCGCGCCGTCGGGGCCACCCGCGAGGAAATTTCAGAGATCATCTTTCAAATGGCGCTCTATGGCGGCCTGCCGTCGATGATCAACGCGCTGAACGCCGCGATTGAGGTGTTCGAAGCAGAGGAGGCCGCCGATGGCTGA
- the nuoI gene encoding NADH-quinone oxidoreductase subunit NuoI translates to MTQIDYTRAAKYFLLQDFWVGFKLGLKYFFAPKATLNYPHEKGPLSPRFRGEHALRRYPNGEERCIACKLCEAVCPAQAITIDAEPREDGSRRTTRYDIDMTKCIYCGFCQEACPVDAIVEGPNFEFATETREELFYDKDKLLANGDRWEAEIARNLEIDAPYR, encoded by the coding sequence ATGACCCAAATCGACTATACCCGCGCCGCCAAATACTTCCTGCTGCAGGATTTCTGGGTCGGCTTCAAACTGGGGCTGAAGTATTTCTTCGCCCCCAAGGCCACCCTGAACTACCCGCATGAAAAGGGCCCGCTGTCGCCCCGCTTCCGCGGCGAACACGCCTTGCGCCGCTACCCGAACGGCGAGGAACGCTGCATTGCCTGTAAACTCTGCGAGGCGGTCTGCCCGGCGCAGGCGATCACCATCGACGCCGAACCGCGCGAGGACGGCAGCCGCCGCACCACGCGCTATGACATCGACATGACCAAATGCATCTACTGCGGCTTCTGCCAGGAAGCCTGCCCGGTGGATGCAATTGTCGAAGGCCCGAATTTCGAGTTTGCCACCGAGACCCGGGAAGAGCTGTTCTATGACAAGGACAAGCTGCTGGCAAACGGCGACCGCTGGGAAGCCGAGATTGCCCGCAACCTGGAAATCGACGCGCCGTACCGATGA
- a CDS encoding methyltransferase domain-containing protein, translated as MGVDIELFERLADLSTRFQPEGRTLMLGRHSFRVEDQIKHKFDQILRKKGLDLTHTELLQEDGYCETLMQKLGFGDMETMDFSDYEGATILHDLNRPVAAELEEQFDLIFDGGTIEHVFNVPMALETVFRMLKPGGRFISANGFNGWPAHGIYQFNPELVWTFWGRNCGCTVHDCRGIHKRPRGGDYHIEFKDPAETGKRLRLKGKIPKGRMYLYYEIEKTSGSAMKDLVLQSDYETKWHSHKNAGATRLDDEMAPK; from the coding sequence ATGGGTGTCGATATCGAGCTCTTCGAACGGCTGGCCGACTTGTCGACCCGCTTCCAGCCGGAAGGCCGGACGCTCATGCTTGGGCGTCACTCCTTCAGGGTGGAGGATCAGATCAAGCACAAGTTTGACCAGATCCTGCGCAAGAAGGGGCTTGATCTGACCCACACAGAGCTGCTTCAAGAGGATGGCTACTGCGAGACCCTCATGCAAAAGCTGGGGTTCGGCGACATGGAGACGATGGATTTTTCGGATTATGAGGGCGCCACAATCCTTCATGACCTCAACCGCCCCGTTGCAGCCGAACTGGAAGAACAGTTCGACCTGATCTTCGACGGCGGCACCATTGAGCATGTTTTCAATGTACCGATGGCACTGGAGACCGTTTTCCGGATGCTGAAACCCGGCGGGCGGTTCATTTCCGCAAACGGCTTTAATGGCTGGCCCGCTCATGGCATTTACCAGTTCAATCCGGAACTGGTCTGGACGTTTTGGGGACGCAACTGCGGCTGCACCGTGCATGACTGCCGCGGCATCCACAAACGGCCGCGCGGCGGGGATTACCATATTGAATTCAAGGATCCCGCCGAAACCGGCAAGCGGCTGCGGCTCAAGGGCAAGATACCGAAGGGGCGCATGTACCTCTACTACGAAATCGAAAAGACCAGCGGTTCAGCGATGAAAGACCTGGTTCTGCAAAGCGATTATGAAACCAAGTGGCACAGCCACAAAAACGCCGGCGCAACCCGGCTTGATGACGAAATGGCTCCGAAATGA
- the nuoK gene encoding NADH-quinone oxidoreductase subunit NuoK, whose translation MIGLEHYLTVAATLFVIGIFGLFLNRKNVIILLMSIELMLLAVNINLVAFSSFLGDLVGQVFTLFVLTVAAAEAAIGLAILVCFFRNRGSIAVEDVNVMKG comes from the coding sequence ATGATCGGACTTGAACATTATCTGACCGTCGCGGCGACGCTGTTCGTCATCGGCATCTTCGGGCTCTTCCTGAACCGCAAGAACGTGATCATCCTCCTGATGAGCATCGAACTGATGCTGCTGGCGGTGAACATCAACCTGGTCGCCTTCTCGTCCTTCCTGGGCGATCTGGTGGGGCAGGTCTTTACCCTGTTCGTGCTGACCGTGGCCGCCGCCGAGGCCGCCATCGGCCTGGCGATCCTGGTCTGCTTCTTCCGCAACCGCGGCAGTATCGCCGTCGAAGACGTCAACGTGATGAAGGGCTGA